The Brachyhypopomus gauderio isolate BG-103 chromosome 7, BGAUD_0.2, whole genome shotgun sequence genome has a window encoding:
- the LOC143518267 gene encoding serine/threonine-protein kinase pim-1-like isoform X2, translated as MPVESRENSTRTSRSSWKNIARKRSAPTGPVEASRSFAMQGRDEESLRQCGKRKGDALQDMALHPMEAQPRKRKREEERKKRLTPPAQRTNPRRGASFASHYTVGDLLGTGGFGSVYAGVRKADGKQVAIKYVLKQHAQQFITVPGETRMLPLEVALMEMVCKPPCCEHIVELLEWFESRDHFILILERPIPCMDLFDFLVSRNGQLPESQARLIMRQVVQAVLHCRDRGVLHRDVKEENLLVNTDTLDVKLIDFGCGDLLQTGPYSQFAGTKIYCPPEWLADGMYEGRPATIWSLGVLLYSIICGYVPFENDSDIAEAHLRFEHRQSRACRHLIKWCLQQKPENRPVLEDILAHCWFSEGLQD; from the exons A TGCCTGTTGAATCTCGTGAGAATTCCACACGAACCTCGAGGTCCAGTTGGAAAAATATAGCAAGGAAGCGCTCTGCCCCGACTGGACCTGTGGAGGCTTCCCGATCCTTTGCAATGCAAGGGAGAGACGAGGAATCTTTGAGGCAGTGTGGGAAGAGAAAAGGAGATGCTCTTCAAGACATGGCACTCCACCCCATGGAGGCACAGCCAAggaaaaggaagagagaggaggagaggaagaagagattGACTCCTCCTGCCCAACGGACAAACCCTAGACGTGGAG CGAGCTTCGCTTCACACTACACTGTAGGAGATCTCCTGGGGACAGGAGGATTCGGCTCGGTGTATGCAGGAGTCCGCAAGGCTGATGGAAAACAG GTCGCCATTAAATATGTGCTGAAGCAACATGCACAGCAGTTCATCACTGTT CCTGGTGAAACTCGCATGCTCCCCCTAGAGGTGGCTTTAATGGAGATGGTGTGCAAGCCACCTTGTTGTGAGCATATTGTGGAGCTCCTAGAATGGTTTGAGAGCCGTGACCATTTCATCTTGATTCTGGAGCGACCCATCCCCTGCATGGACCTCTTTGACTTCTTGGTCTCGCGCAACGGCCAACTGCCTGAGTCACAGGCACGATTGATCATGCGTCAGGTGGTTCAGGCTGTCCTTCACTGCCGTGACCGTGGAGTTCTTCACAGAGACGTCAAGGAAGAGAACCTTCTGGTCAACACAGATACCCTTGACGTCAAGTTGATTGACTTTGGTTGTGGCGATCTGCTTCAGACCGGACCCTACAGCCAGTTTGCAG GCACCAAGATATACTGCCCTCCTGAATGGCTGGCAGACGGAATGTATGAGGGTCGCCCAGCCACCATCTGGAGTCTGGGTGTGCTCCTCTACAGTATTATCTGTGGATATGTGCCCTTTGAGAATGATAGCGACATTGCTGAGGCACACCTGCGCTTCGAGCATAGACAGTCTAGAG CCTGCCGCCATCTGATAAAATGGTGTCTGCAACAGAAGCCTGAAAATCGGCCTGTACTCGAGGACATTCTTGCACATTGTTGGTTTTCGGAAGGACTTCAGGACTGA
- the LOC143518267 gene encoding serine/threonine-protein kinase pim-1-like isoform X1 gives MHSKEAMGQTSRNVPVESRENSTRTSRSSWKNIARKRSAPTGPVEASRSFAMQGRDEESLRQCGKRKGDALQDMALHPMEAQPRKRKREEERKKRLTPPAQRTNPRRGASFASHYTVGDLLGTGGFGSVYAGVRKADGKQVAIKYVLKQHAQQFITVPGETRMLPLEVALMEMVCKPPCCEHIVELLEWFESRDHFILILERPIPCMDLFDFLVSRNGQLPESQARLIMRQVVQAVLHCRDRGVLHRDVKEENLLVNTDTLDVKLIDFGCGDLLQTGPYSQFAGTKIYCPPEWLADGMYEGRPATIWSLGVLLYSIICGYVPFENDSDIAEAHLRFEHRQSRACRHLIKWCLQQKPENRPVLEDILAHCWFSEGLQD, from the exons ATGCACAGCAAAGAAGCCATGGGTCAGACCTCACGTAATG TGCCTGTTGAATCTCGTGAGAATTCCACACGAACCTCGAGGTCCAGTTGGAAAAATATAGCAAGGAAGCGCTCTGCCCCGACTGGACCTGTGGAGGCTTCCCGATCCTTTGCAATGCAAGGGAGAGACGAGGAATCTTTGAGGCAGTGTGGGAAGAGAAAAGGAGATGCTCTTCAAGACATGGCACTCCACCCCATGGAGGCACAGCCAAggaaaaggaagagagaggaggagaggaagaagagattGACTCCTCCTGCCCAACGGACAAACCCTAGACGTGGAG CGAGCTTCGCTTCACACTACACTGTAGGAGATCTCCTGGGGACAGGAGGATTCGGCTCGGTGTATGCAGGAGTCCGCAAGGCTGATGGAAAACAG GTCGCCATTAAATATGTGCTGAAGCAACATGCACAGCAGTTCATCACTGTT CCTGGTGAAACTCGCATGCTCCCCCTAGAGGTGGCTTTAATGGAGATGGTGTGCAAGCCACCTTGTTGTGAGCATATTGTGGAGCTCCTAGAATGGTTTGAGAGCCGTGACCATTTCATCTTGATTCTGGAGCGACCCATCCCCTGCATGGACCTCTTTGACTTCTTGGTCTCGCGCAACGGCCAACTGCCTGAGTCACAGGCACGATTGATCATGCGTCAGGTGGTTCAGGCTGTCCTTCACTGCCGTGACCGTGGAGTTCTTCACAGAGACGTCAAGGAAGAGAACCTTCTGGTCAACACAGATACCCTTGACGTCAAGTTGATTGACTTTGGTTGTGGCGATCTGCTTCAGACCGGACCCTACAGCCAGTTTGCAG GCACCAAGATATACTGCCCTCCTGAATGGCTGGCAGACGGAATGTATGAGGGTCGCCCAGCCACCATCTGGAGTCTGGGTGTGCTCCTCTACAGTATTATCTGTGGATATGTGCCCTTTGAGAATGATAGCGACATTGCTGAGGCACACCTGCGCTTCGAGCATAGACAGTCTAGAG CCTGCCGCCATCTGATAAAATGGTGTCTGCAACAGAAGCCTGAAAATCGGCCTGTACTCGAGGACATTCTTGCACATTGTTGGTTTTCGGAAGGACTTCAGGACTGA